The Prevotella melaninogenica genome has a segment encoding these proteins:
- the mazG gene encoding nucleoside triphosphate pyrophosphohydrolase, producing the protein MHTKEDKLKAFSRLLDIQERLRKECPWDSKQTNESLRPNTIEETFELADALLKNDSKNICKELGDVMEHVIFYSTLGEEKGNFDVADVCNAQSDKLMFRHDFIDWTGWSVTRSDMVVNAAGQVVYKDEEEQAAKNAQASTPNTASQVESTWEQRKQRERDGNTSVLSGVPKSLPSLIKAYRIQDKARNVGFDWEEKEQVWDKVYEELGELKNELMKEDKQRSTEELGDFLFSLINAARLYHLNPDNALEHTNQKFIKRFNYIEEAAKAKGVTIKDLTLAEMDELWNQAKAANN; encoded by the coding sequence TTGCATACTAAAGAAGATAAACTGAAAGCTTTTTCCCGACTTTTAGACATTCAAGAACGACTCCGAAAGGAGTGTCCATGGGATAGTAAACAGACCAATGAAAGCCTCCGCCCCAATACGATTGAAGAGACCTTTGAACTGGCTGATGCGCTCTTAAAAAATGACTCAAAGAATATCTGTAAAGAACTTGGAGACGTCATGGAACATGTTATCTTCTATTCTACATTGGGTGAAGAAAAGGGGAACTTCGATGTTGCTGATGTCTGCAATGCACAATCTGACAAACTTATGTTCCGACATGATTTTATCGATTGGACGGGTTGGAGCGTGACACGTTCTGATATGGTTGTTAATGCTGCAGGACAAGTAGTTTACAAAGATGAAGAAGAACAGGCTGCTAAGAACGCACAAGCGTCAACTCCTAATACTGCTTCTCAGGTAGAATCAACATGGGAACAGCGCAAGCAACGTGAACGTGACGGCAATACTTCGGTACTCTCTGGTGTACCAAAATCACTACCAAGTCTCATTAAGGCTTACCGCATTCAGGACAAGGCACGTAATGTTGGCTTTGATTGGGAAGAGAAAGAGCAGGTTTGGGATAAGGTATATGAAGAATTAGGAGAACTGAAGAACGAGCTGATGAAGGAGGATAAGCAACGTTCAACAGAAGAACTTGGCGACTTCTTATTCTCTCTCATTAATGCAGCACGCCTCTATCATTTGAATCCTGATAATGCTCTTGAGCACACGAATCAGAAGTTTATCAAACGATTTAACTATATTGAGGAAGCGGCTAAGGCAAAGGGTGTTACGATAAAGGACTTAACTCTTGCTGAAATGGATGAGTTATGGAATCAAGCCAAGGCTGCTAACAATTAA
- a CDS encoding valine--tRNA ligase, protein MELASKYDPQVVESKWYQYWLDNKLFSSKPDGREPYTVVIPPPNVTGVLHMGHMLNNTIQDILVRRARMEGKNACWVPGTDHASIATEAKVVNRLAEQGIKKTDLTREQFLEHAWDWTHEHGGIILKQLRRLGCSCDWDRTAFTMDDTRSKSVIKVFCDLYKKGYIYRGVRMVNWDPQAQTALSDEEVIYKDEHSKLYHLKYYVAEEDQAKVERKDEGNVMHKDAKGYYAVVATTRPETIMGDSAMCINPEDVKNTWLKGLHVIVPLVNRVIPVIEDTYVDIQFGTGCLKVTPAHDVNDHALGLKHSLETIDIFNDNGTISEAAGLYVGQDRMDVRKQISKDLEAAGLMEKVEDYDNKVGYSERTHVPIEPKLSTQWFLKMQHFADIALSPVMDDDIEFYPKKYKNTYRHWLENIKDWCISRQLWWGHRIPAYYFKDTEGKNATVVAETTEEALKLAQEINPSVTAADLEQESDCMDTWFSSWLWPISVFDGINNPDNEEINYYYPTSDLVTGPDIIFFWVARMIMAGYEYRGKFPFKHVYFTGIVRDKLGRKMSKSLGNSPDPIMLIEKYGADGVRMGMMLSAPAGNDILFDETLCEQGRNFNNKIWNAFRLVQGWETTDAEQPLANKIAVEWFEAKLKEVNAEMNEQFKSYRISEALMTVYRLFWDEFSSWYLEMIKPEYGKPIDKLTYEATLKFFNSLLKMLHPFMPFITEELWQHIYDRKDNESIMRDELKLDAPSKEELSLIEAIEQVKAIVSGVRTVRNQKNIAPKVELDLNVIGQNNYEAYNSVIIKMANLKAIEVVAEKSGDASGFMVGTDSFAVPVGDLIDVAAEIEKQEKELKHLEGFLTGIKKKLSNEKFVANAPEAVIERERKKQSDSEEKIAALKASLEELRKK, encoded by the coding sequence ATGGAATTAGCAAGCAAGTATGATCCACAAGTAGTGGAGTCTAAATGGTACCAGTATTGGCTGGACAACAAGCTTTTCAGTTCTAAGCCTGATGGCCGCGAGCCCTACACCGTGGTTATTCCACCACCAAACGTAACGGGTGTGCTTCACATGGGCCATATGTTGAACAACACGATACAGGACATCTTGGTAAGACGTGCCCGCATGGAAGGTAAGAATGCATGCTGGGTACCGGGTACTGACCACGCAAGTATTGCTACAGAAGCAAAGGTTGTGAACCGCCTCGCAGAGCAAGGTATAAAGAAGACTGACCTCACTCGTGAGCAGTTCCTTGAGCATGCATGGGATTGGACACACGAACATGGTGGCATTATCCTCAAGCAGTTGCGTCGACTTGGTTGCTCATGCGATTGGGATCGTACTGCTTTCACCATGGATGATACTCGTAGCAAGAGTGTTATCAAGGTATTCTGCGACCTCTATAAGAAGGGTTACATCTATCGTGGTGTACGCATGGTTAACTGGGATCCACAGGCTCAGACGGCTCTTTCTGACGAAGAGGTAATCTACAAGGATGAGCATTCTAAGCTTTATCACCTTAAATACTATGTTGCTGAAGAAGACCAAGCAAAGGTTGAACGTAAGGATGAAGGCAACGTAATGCATAAGGATGCGAAGGGTTACTATGCTGTTGTTGCAACCACTCGTCCAGAGACAATCATGGGTGACTCAGCTATGTGTATCAACCCAGAGGACGTTAAGAATACATGGTTGAAGGGTCTTCATGTTATCGTTCCATTGGTAAATCGTGTGATTCCAGTTATCGAAGACACCTATGTTGATATCCAGTTCGGTACTGGCTGTTTGAAGGTTACACCTGCTCACGACGTTAACGACCATGCACTTGGCTTGAAACACAGTTTGGAAACTATTGATATTTTCAACGATAATGGTACAATCTCTGAGGCTGCTGGCCTGTATGTAGGTCAGGACCGTATGGATGTACGTAAGCAGATATCAAAGGATTTGGAGGCTGCAGGACTGATGGAGAAGGTTGAAGACTATGATAATAAAGTCGGATACTCAGAGCGTACACACGTACCTATCGAGCCAAAGCTCTCTACACAATGGTTCTTAAAGATGCAGCACTTTGCTGATATCGCCCTTTCTCCTGTCATGGACGACGATATTGAGTTCTATCCAAAGAAGTATAAGAATACTTATCGCCACTGGTTAGAGAACATCAAGGACTGGTGTATCAGCCGTCAGTTGTGGTGGGGTCATCGTATTCCTGCTTACTACTTCAAAGATACAGAAGGCAAGAATGCCACCGTTGTGGCAGAAACTACTGAAGAAGCATTGAAGTTGGCACAGGAGATTAATCCTTCAGTAACAGCTGCCGACCTTGAACAAGAGAGCGATTGTATGGACACTTGGTTCTCAAGTTGGTTGTGGCCAATCTCTGTCTTCGATGGAATCAACAACCCTGACAACGAAGAAATCAACTACTACTACCCTACCAGCGACCTCGTTACGGGTCCAGATATCATCTTCTTCTGGGTAGCACGTATGATTATGGCAGGCTATGAGTATCGTGGAAAGTTCCCATTCAAGCATGTTTACTTCACGGGTATCGTACGTGATAAGCTCGGTCGCAAGATGAGTAAGAGTCTTGGTAACTCACCAGATCCAATCATGTTGATTGAGAAGTACGGTGCTGACGGTGTTCGTATGGGTATGATGCTCTCTGCCCCTGCAGGCAACGATATCCTCTTCGACGAGACACTTTGTGAGCAAGGACGTAACTTCAATAATAAGATTTGGAATGCTTTCCGCCTCGTTCAGGGTTGGGAAACGACTGATGCTGAACAGCCATTGGCAAACAAGATTGCTGTTGAGTGGTTCGAAGCTAAGTTGAAAGAAGTGAATGCAGAAATGAACGAGCAGTTCAAGAGCTATCGTATTTCAGAGGCTTTGATGACTGTTTACCGCCTCTTCTGGGACGAGTTCTCAAGTTGGTACTTAGAGATGATTAAGCCAGAATATGGCAAACCAATCGACAAGCTCACCTACGAAGCAACCCTTAAGTTCTTCAATTCACTCTTGAAGATGTTGCATCCATTCATGCCTTTCATTACTGAAGAGTTGTGGCAGCACATCTATGACCGCAAGGATAACGAGAGCATCATGCGTGACGAACTTAAACTTGACGCACCAAGCAAGGAGGAATTGAGCCTTATCGAGGCAATTGAGCAGGTTAAGGCGATTGTCAGCGGTGTGAGAACCGTACGCAATCAGAAGAATATTGCTCCAAAGGTTGAGCTCGATTTGAACGTAATCGGTCAGAACAACTACGAGGCTTACAACAGTGTAATCATTAAGATGGCTAACTTGAAGGCTATTGAAGTGGTTGCTGAGAAGAGTGGTGACGCATCTGGTTTCATGGTTGGTACCGATAGTTTTGCAGTTCCAGTGGGCGACTTGATTGACGTTGCAGCTGAGATTGAGAAGCAGGAGAAGGAGCTCAAGCATCTTGAAGGCTTCCTCACAGGTATCAAGAAGAAACTCTCAAACGAGAAGTTCGTAGCAAATGCACCTGAAGCTGTTATCGAACGTGAGCGCAAGAAGCAGAGCGACTCTGAAGAGAAGATTGCTGCTTTGAAGGCAAGTCTTGAAGAGTTGAGAAAGAAGTAA
- a CDS encoding DUF2461 domain-containing protein, with the protein MNTKKIMHFLKGIAANNNKQWFQEHKAEYDAVKADFENGVDQIISCLATFDDEVSHLTAKDCTYRFYRDIRFSPDKSPYKCHLGAYICARGRKALRGGYYIHLQPGNCLVAVGCYWLPTNILTSCRNEIMANIDEWLKHVENEEFIDLFGRPNEGEWTDDKVSKKGFGLAALKTVPKGFPKDYEHLQYLRMKDYCCWVSVPDDFFEGDGWVEQLEHICKTGKPMMDFINNVVDDYE; encoded by the coding sequence ATGAATACAAAGAAGATAATGCACTTCTTGAAGGGTATTGCTGCGAACAATAATAAGCAATGGTTTCAGGAACATAAGGCTGAATACGATGCGGTGAAGGCTGATTTCGAGAATGGAGTTGACCAAATAATATCTTGTTTGGCAACCTTTGATGATGAGGTTTCACACTTGACGGCAAAGGATTGTACCTATCGTTTCTATCGTGACATACGTTTCTCACCTGATAAGAGTCCGTATAAATGCCACTTGGGTGCATATATCTGTGCACGTGGTAGAAAGGCGTTGCGAGGCGGTTATTATATACATCTTCAGCCAGGGAACTGCTTGGTTGCTGTGGGTTGCTATTGGTTGCCTACGAATATATTGACTTCATGTCGCAATGAAATCATGGCAAACATTGATGAATGGCTCAAGCATGTAGAGAATGAGGAGTTTATCGATTTGTTTGGACGACCTAATGAAGGTGAATGGACAGACGACAAAGTCAGTAAAAAAGGCTTTGGACTTGCAGCTTTAAAGACTGTTCCAAAGGGATTTCCAAAAGATTATGAGCATCTTCAGTATCTTCGAATGAAGGATTATTGTTGTTGGGTGTCTGTGCCCGATGACTTCTTCGAGGGCGATGGCTGGGTTGAGCAGTTAGAACATATCTGTAAGACAGGTAAGCCTATGATGGACTTCATTAATAATGTGGTAGATGATTATGAGTAA
- the nth gene encoding endonuclease III, whose protein sequence is MTRKERYDYALSYFRKNVGHVSTELNFGSAFQLLCATLLSAQCTDKRINAITPELFRHYPDAKAMAGATADEIFEYVKSVSYPNSKAKHLVEMSKMLVEKFDGEVPSDPNALVTLPGVGRKTANVIQAVWFGKPTLAVDTHVYRVSHRLGLVPSTANTPRKVEDYLMKNIPTEEVSDAHHWILLHGRYVCKSAKPDCEHCPFDDICPKLLENSKL, encoded by the coding sequence ATGACAAGAAAAGAAAGATATGATTATGCACTGAGTTATTTTCGCAAGAATGTTGGGCATGTTTCGACTGAGCTAAACTTTGGTTCAGCCTTCCAACTTCTTTGTGCGACACTCCTTTCTGCTCAGTGTACGGATAAGCGAATCAATGCGATAACACCAGAATTGTTTCGTCATTATCCTGATGCAAAGGCGATGGCAGGGGCTACAGCCGATGAGATATTTGAGTATGTGAAGAGTGTTTCTTACCCAAATTCAAAGGCAAAACATTTAGTTGAGATGTCGAAGATGTTAGTTGAGAAATTTGATGGTGAGGTACCTTCTGACCCTAATGCACTCGTTACGTTGCCTGGAGTAGGGCGTAAGACGGCGAATGTTATTCAAGCTGTGTGGTTTGGTAAGCCAACACTTGCTGTCGATACGCATGTCTATCGTGTCAGTCATCGTCTGGGATTAGTTCCTTCAACAGCCAACACGCCTCGTAAGGTTGAGGATTATTTGATGAAGAATATCCCTACCGAGGAGGTTTCTGATGCACACCATTGGATATTGCTTCATGGACGTTATGTTTGCAAGAGTGCTAAGCCTGATTGCGAGCATTGTCCCTTTGATGATATATGTCCAAAGTTGTTGGAGAATAGTAAGTTGTAA
- a CDS encoding Type 1 glutamine amidotransferase-like domain-containing protein, whose protein sequence is MKKIFLCSSFADVASILSESVSVPLRGKTVAFIPTASIHEAYTQYVEDAKVALDSLGLIIKELEITQCSKNEMEEVLTSCDCIYVSGGNMFFLLQELRKTGADKYIIEQVEQGKLYIGESAGTMILAPNIEYAKGMDDCYSLTPELEDFVGLGIVGFYPVVHFDSFPFEEAAREVVNKNSHLPLKIITNQQAIVVVGNNVVIKERK, encoded by the coding sequence ATGAAGAAAATTTTTTTATGTTCATCTTTTGCTGATGTTGCTTCAATTTTATCCGAATCCGTTTCAGTTCCGTTGAGGGGCAAGACAGTAGCATTTATCCCTACAGCAAGCATTCATGAAGCGTATACACAGTATGTGGAAGATGCCAAGGTGGCACTTGATTCTCTTGGACTTATCATCAAGGAATTGGAAATTACTCAATGCAGTAAGAATGAAATGGAAGAGGTCCTGACAAGCTGCGACTGTATCTATGTATCGGGTGGCAATATGTTTTTTCTCTTGCAAGAATTGAGGAAAACAGGTGCCGACAAGTATATCATAGAGCAGGTGGAGCAAGGAAAACTATATATTGGGGAATCTGCTGGAACGATGATACTTGCTCCCAACATTGAATATGCAAAGGGTATGGATGATTGTTATTCGCTGACACCAGAGTTGGAGGACTTTGTAGGTCTTGGCATTGTTGGATTCTATCCTGTCGTACATTTCGATAGCTTTCCTTTTGAAGAGGCTGCACGGGAAGTTGTCAACAAGAACAGCCATCTGCCCTTGAAGATTATTACAAATCAGCAAGCTATTGTTGTTGTGGGAAACAATGTTGTAATAAAAGAAAGAAAATAA
- a CDS encoding Nramp family divalent metal transporter, translating into MKNLLKELRRKDHPRVLGALDIFKFIGPGLLVTVGFIDPGNWASNFAAGSEYGYALLWVVTLSTIMLIALQHNVAHLGIVTGLCLSEAAVKYAPKWIGRPIILSAILASISTSLAEILGGAIALQMLFGISIPTGSVLTTVAVLIMLFTNSYKKMERAIIGFVSMIGLSFVYELFLVDIHWPAAIEGAFVPTVPQGSLLIIMSVLGAVVMPHNLFLHSEIVQSREIYLEGDERIRHMLKYEFVDTLFSMIVGWAINSAMILLAASTFFSHGQHVDELSQAQAMLQPLLGNNAANIFAIALLLAGISSTITSGMAAGSIFSGLFGESYNAKDTHSIAGIVLSLGIALLMIFFIGDPFKGLIISQMFLSVQLPFTVFLQVGLTSSKRVMGKYANSKLNMVFLYSLAGIVTLLNIWLLIESIS; encoded by the coding sequence ATGAAGAATTTATTAAAAGAACTACGACGTAAGGACCACCCACGCGTGTTGGGTGCCTTAGATATATTTAAGTTTATTGGTCCCGGTTTGTTGGTGACCGTAGGTTTTATCGACCCAGGTAACTGGGCAAGTAACTTTGCTGCAGGTTCAGAGTATGGCTATGCATTGTTATGGGTAGTAACCCTTTCGACGATTATGCTCATAGCTTTACAGCATAATGTTGCTCATCTTGGAATCGTGACAGGACTCTGTCTCAGTGAGGCAGCAGTTAAGTATGCACCTAAATGGATAGGCCGTCCTATTATCTTGAGTGCAATTCTTGCCAGTATTTCTACCTCTTTAGCAGAGATTCTTGGTGGTGCGATTGCACTACAAATGCTCTTTGGTATTAGTATTCCTACAGGCTCTGTCTTAACAACAGTGGCTGTGTTGATAATGCTTTTTACGAATAGCTATAAGAAGATGGAGCGTGCCATCATTGGCTTTGTGTCAATGATAGGCCTTTCGTTTGTCTATGAACTCTTCCTCGTTGATATTCACTGGCCTGCAGCCATTGAGGGTGCATTCGTTCCAACTGTTCCACAAGGTTCTCTTTTGATCATCATGAGTGTGTTGGGAGCGGTTGTGATGCCTCATAATCTTTTCCTTCACTCAGAGATTGTACAGAGTCGTGAGATTTATTTGGAGGGTGACGAGCGTATCCGGCACATGTTGAAGTATGAGTTTGTCGACACTCTTTTCTCCATGATTGTGGGTTGGGCTATTAACTCTGCAATGATTCTCTTGGCAGCAAGTACGTTCTTCTCTCATGGTCAGCACGTTGATGAACTGTCTCAGGCGCAAGCAATGTTACAACCACTTTTGGGTAATAATGCTGCGAATATATTTGCTATTGCCTTACTTTTAGCAGGTATTTCAAGTACGATAACCAGTGGAATGGCTGCGGGTAGTATCTTCTCTGGACTTTTTGGTGAGTCATATAATGCAAAAGATACGCACTCTATTGCTGGAATTGTCCTCTCATTAGGTATTGCCCTTCTGATGATATTCTTTATTGGTGACCCATTTAAGGGATTGATTATCTCACAGATGTTCCTTTCTGTCCAACTTCCTTTCACCGTTTTCTTACAAGTCGGTCTGACATCTTCCAAGCGTGTGATGGGTAAGTATGCCAATAGTAAGTTGAATATGGTCTTCCTTTACTCGTTGGCAGGCATTGTCACCTTACTTAATATATGGCTCTTGATAGAGAGTATATCATAG
- a CDS encoding glutamine--tRNA ligase/YqeY domain fusion protein encodes MTTIENNTNEEKRSLSFVEQLVEEDLAKGKNGGRIQTRFPPEPNGYLHIGHAKAICMDFGVAENYKGICNLRFDDTNPSKENNEYVENILHDISWLGFKWGNIYYASDYFEKLWDFAVWMIKKGLAYVDEQTSEQIATQKGTPTTPGTASPYRDRPIEESLALFEQMNTPEAVEGSMVLRAKLDMANPNMHFRDPIIYRIIQIPHHRTGTKWHCYPMYDFAHGQSDYFEGVTHSICTLEFVPHRPLYDKFIDFLKESDGTDDNLSDNRPRQIEFNRLNLSYTVMSKRKLHTLVDEHHVKGWDDPRMPTLCGMRRRGYSPESIRNFIDSIGYTKFDALNDVALLEAAVRDDLNKKATRVSAVLDPVKLVITNYPEGKTEEMEAINNPENEADGSHTITFSKNLWIERADFMEDAPRKFQRLRPGKEVRLNNAYIIKCPEIDYCKKDTEGNIIEIYAEYDPETRSGTSGADRKIKGKTLHWVSADHCLKAEVREYDRLFNVENPAADERDFRELLNPESLTIHTECYVEQYLAEKKPGDYLQFQRTGYFMLDPDTTADHLVFNKTVGLKDTWAKKAKA; translated from the coding sequence ATGACTACGATAGAGAACAACACCAATGAGGAGAAGCGTAGCTTGAGCTTCGTAGAACAACTGGTAGAGGAAGACCTCGCAAAGGGTAAGAACGGAGGACGTATTCAGACACGTTTCCCACCAGAGCCAAATGGCTATCTTCATATTGGTCATGCGAAAGCGATTTGCATGGACTTTGGTGTAGCTGAAAACTATAAGGGTATTTGTAATCTTCGTTTTGATGATACAAACCCAAGCAAGGAGAACAACGAATATGTAGAGAATATCCTTCATGATATTAGCTGGCTTGGCTTCAAATGGGGTAACATTTATTATGCAAGTGATTACTTTGAGAAGTTATGGGACTTTGCTGTTTGGATGATTAAGAAGGGCTTGGCATATGTTGACGAGCAGACTTCTGAGCAGATTGCAACACAGAAAGGTACACCAACAACGCCTGGTACAGCATCACCATACCGTGATCGTCCTATCGAGGAAAGCCTTGCTTTGTTTGAGCAGATGAACACACCAGAGGCTGTTGAAGGAAGTATGGTGCTTCGTGCGAAGCTCGATATGGCTAATCCTAACATGCACTTCCGTGATCCAATCATATATCGAATCATTCAGATTCCACATCATCGCACAGGTACAAAGTGGCATTGTTATCCAATGTATGACTTTGCACACGGACAGAGCGACTACTTTGAGGGTGTTACCCACTCTATCTGTACACTTGAGTTTGTGCCTCACCGTCCTCTCTATGATAAGTTTATTGACTTCTTAAAAGAAAGTGATGGCACCGATGACAACCTATCAGATAACCGCCCACGACAGATTGAATTCAACCGCTTGAACCTTTCTTATACAGTAATGTCAAAGCGTAAACTTCATACATTGGTTGATGAACATCACGTCAAGGGATGGGATGATCCACGAATGCCAACACTCTGTGGTATGCGTCGTCGTGGTTATTCTCCGGAGTCTATCCGTAACTTCATCGATTCTATTGGCTATACTAAGTTCGATGCACTCAATGATGTAGCATTGTTGGAGGCTGCTGTACGTGATGACTTGAACAAGAAGGCGACACGTGTTAGCGCTGTTCTCGACCCTGTAAAGCTTGTTATCACCAACTATCCAGAAGGAAAGACTGAGGAGATGGAGGCTATAAACAATCCAGAGAATGAGGCAGATGGTTCACATACTATCACCTTCTCAAAGAATCTTTGGATTGAACGTGCTGACTTTATGGAGGATGCTCCACGAAAATTCCAACGCTTACGTCCTGGAAAAGAAGTACGCTTGAATAATGCATACATTATTAAATGTCCAGAAATTGACTATTGTAAAAAAGATACAGAAGGAAATATTATAGAAATCTATGCAGAATACGATCCCGAAACACGTAGTGGAACTTCTGGAGCAGATAGAAAAATCAAGGGTAAGACTCTCCACTGGGTTAGTGCTGACCACTGCTTAAAGGCAGAAGTACGTGAGTACGACCGCTTGTTCAACGTAGAGAATCCAGCTGCTGACGAGCGTGATTTCCGTGAGCTTCTCAACCCAGAAAGCCTTACTATACACACAGAGTGCTACGTTGAACAGTATCTCGCTGAGAAGAAACCGGGTGATTACCTACAGTTCCAGCGTACAGGTTACTTCATGCTTGACCCAGATACAACAGCCGATCACCTCGTGTTCAATAAGACTGTTGGCTTGAAGGATACTTGGGCAAAGAAGGCCAAAGCATAA
- a CDS encoding tetratricopeptide repeat protein gives MDIYYQSDKFKQVLHRYEELQKDNISEFLDPEELTDVAEYYHYIGEDNNALDAIDYATRLYPTATTPLAFKARLALFIDEDPQLADEIAEMIVDKSDLDYLYLKAEIMIADNKADEADDFLQSQYDEVISQEDREDYILDVAALFSDYEETEYVEKWLSRSTKTEDNDYKELRARLLKSRGKYKESESILNELLDTNPYSGPYWNQLAQNQLLRNDIKDSITSSEYSIAINPDDEEAILNKANGLFTLGNYEESLKYYERYKKLCHNQDTTVVDVTIGHIHLMHGNASEAQRYYHLALAETKSKSLTLIHIGISTFDNGYVEYAYNIFSTLLLEMDDDWDIGFAYLARCCYELKLKKEFNIYLRQAVERNPEESIEVLSDLYPEGTSPQDYPSIRIL, from the coding sequence TTGGATATATACTATCAGAGTGATAAATTCAAGCAAGTCCTTCATAGATATGAAGAATTGCAAAAAGACAACATCAGCGAGTTCCTCGACCCAGAGGAACTGACTGATGTTGCTGAATATTACCACTATATTGGTGAGGATAACAATGCTTTAGACGCTATCGATTATGCCACCCGCTTGTATCCAACAGCCACTACTCCACTTGCTTTCAAGGCACGTTTAGCATTATTCATAGACGAAGACCCACAACTTGCTGACGAGATAGCAGAGATGATTGTTGACAAGAGCGACTTAGATTATCTCTATCTTAAGGCTGAAATCATGATTGCTGACAATAAGGCAGACGAAGCAGATGACTTCCTTCAAAGCCAATATGACGAGGTTATCTCACAAGAAGACCGCGAAGATTATATCCTTGATGTTGCTGCTCTCTTTTCTGATTATGAGGAAACTGAATATGTAGAGAAGTGGTTGAGCCGCTCAACAAAGACAGAAGATAACGATTATAAGGAGCTTCGTGCGCGTCTTCTCAAGAGCCGTGGAAAGTATAAAGAGAGTGAATCCATCCTCAATGAGTTACTTGATACCAACCCTTATTCTGGTCCTTACTGGAATCAGTTAGCCCAGAATCAGCTTTTAAGGAATGACATAAAGGACTCGATCACATCAAGTGAATACTCTATAGCTATCAACCCTGATGATGAAGAAGCTATCCTCAACAAGGCCAACGGACTCTTTACACTTGGGAATTATGAGGAATCTCTGAAATACTACGAGCGTTATAAGAAGCTCTGCCATAATCAAGATACAACTGTCGTTGATGTTACTATCGGACATATACATCTCATGCACGGCAATGCTTCAGAAGCGCAACGATATTATCATCTGGCATTAGCAGAAACAAAGAGCAAGAGTCTGACACTCATCCACATTGGTATATCGACCTTTGACAATGGATATGTCGAATATGCTTACAATATCTTTAGTACGTTATTGCTTGAAATGGATGACGATTGGGACATCGGCTTCGCATACCTTGCACGCTGTTGTTATGAATTAAAGCTAAAAAAGGAGTTCAATATATACTTGCGACAAGCCGTTGAAAGAAATCCAGAGGAGAGTATAGAGGTACTATCAGACCTCTATCCAGAAGGAACAAGCCCACAAGACTACCCCAGTATTCGTATTTTATAA
- a CDS encoding DedA family protein: MSFITSMLGHLNYGTIFILMLLESTVIPVPSELVVAPAAYHAAAGNLDIWLVILFSTLGADVGATINYLAGWYLGRPIIYKFANSKWGHLCLLNQEKVKKSERYFDEHGMVATITGRLLPGIRHLISIPAGLAKMSYWKFLLYTTIGAASWHTILALLGHYMHSFVPEDQLQEKILEYGEYIKFGLIFLVIVACLYFLVKWYVKKKKNNKNHSQQV, encoded by the coding sequence ATGAGTTTTATCACATCCATGCTCGGACATCTCAACTATGGTACCATCTTTATTTTGATGCTTCTTGAAAGTACGGTTATCCCTGTACCATCAGAATTAGTTGTTGCCCCAGCTGCCTATCATGCTGCCGCAGGCAACCTTGATATATGGTTGGTAATTCTTTTCTCCACTTTAGGAGCAGACGTTGGTGCAACTATTAACTATCTTGCTGGATGGTATCTTGGTCGCCCTATCATCTATAAGTTTGCCAATAGTAAGTGGGGACACTTGTGTTTGTTGAATCAAGAGAAAGTTAAAAAGAGCGAACGATACTTCGATGAGCATGGTATGGTGGCTACAATTACTGGCCGTCTCTTACCAGGTATACGCCATCTCATCTCCATTCCAGCAGGATTGGCGAAGATGAGCTACTGGAAGTTCTTGCTTTATACTACTATAGGTGCAGCTTCATGGCACACTATTCTTGCACTTTTAGGACATTACATGCACTCTTTTGTACCAGAAGATCAGCTCCAAGAGAAGATTTTAGAGTATGGAGAGTATATTAAGTTTGGTCTTATCTTCTTAGTTATTGTTGCTTGTCTTTACTTCCTTGTTAAGTGGTATGTAAAGAAAAAGAAGAACAACAAGAATCATTCACAGCAGGTATAA